The Chitinophagaceae bacterium genome includes a window with the following:
- a CDS encoding ABC transporter permease, translating to MKLIFKILFSGQNRLPLVFAILGSLLGLFILLTSLQIFTETQRAIKEQIEAQESASYLIINKKIDFFSAFGGGNKVFSDAEIEELKSKDFIDDVGAFTSNTFRVIAGLGEAIGLQGDFFLEGVDDEFLDIQPDDWGWEEGSNFIPLIVSGEFMRLYNFSIALSQGLPQVAPGTIEMITFEISIPYNGNEAVYETRVVGFSDRIPTILAPLNFIEYANQKYAGGKQPKISRIILSTDDPANPELKAFLAEKDYETNLESLRGGTGVAIINAIMSITGTIGLLFLILSLVLFIMNFQLIISRAKEEISILLDLGYSARYLNKVITFQFLLVLVPTIILSLILVFLSSFFIETLMSAGGFQFKAGLNKEVLGASFIFLIVAVLINLISVNRNIFKMST from the coding sequence ATGAAATTAATTTTCAAAATTCTATTCTCAGGTCAAAATCGCTTGCCTCTCGTTTTTGCTATTCTTGGAAGTTTGCTGGGCTTATTTATTTTATTAACAAGCCTGCAGATTTTTACAGAAACTCAAAGGGCTATAAAAGAGCAGATTGAAGCACAAGAAAGTGCCAGCTACCTAATTATTAATAAAAAAATTGATTTCTTTAGTGCTTTTGGAGGAGGAAATAAAGTGTTTAGTGATGCAGAAATTGAAGAATTAAAATCTAAAGATTTTATTGATGATGTGGGTGCCTTTACTTCAAATACATTCAGAGTTATTGCCGGGTTAGGTGAAGCTATTGGGCTTCAGGGAGATTTTTTCTTGGAGGGTGTTGATGATGAATTTTTAGATATACAACCCGATGACTGGGGCTGGGAAGAAGGAAGTAATTTTATTCCCTTAATCGTTTCCGGTGAATTTATGCGGCTTTACAATTTCAGTATCGCTCTGAGTCAGGGACTGCCACAAGTTGCTCCCGGTACTATTGAAATGATAACTTTTGAGATTTCTATTCCTTATAATGGAAATGAAGCTGTTTATGAAACCAGAGTGGTTGGCTTTTCAGACAGAATCCCAACAATTTTGGCTCCTCTAAATTTCATTGAATATGCTAATCAAAAATATGCCGGCGGAAAACAACCAAAGATATCCAGAATCATATTATCAACAGATGACCCGGCAAATCCTGAATTAAAAGCTTTTTTAGCTGAAAAAGATTATGAAACAAACCTTGAATCTCTTCGCGGTGGAACCGGAGTTGCCATTATCAATGCTATTATGAGTATAACAGGAACTATTGGTCTCCTTTTTCTTATACTCTCGTTAGTTTTGTTTATAATGAACTTTCAATTAATCATTAGTAGAGCCAAAGAAGAAATCTCAATTCTACTAGACCTGGGATATAGCGCAAGATATCTTAATAAAGTTATTACTTTTCAGTTTCTGCTTGTTTTGGTTCCGACCATTATTCTTTCCTTGATATTGGTATTTTTATCAAGCTTTTTTATAGAAACATTAATGTCAGCAGGTGGTTTTCAATTTAAAGCAGGACTTAACAAAGAAGTATTAGGTGCTTCTTTTATCTTCTTAATTGTAGCAGTCTTGATAAATTTAATTAGTGTAAACAGAAACATATTTAAAATGTCAACGTAA